The DNA region CATTTGTTGTTCaaaaaaatagacataaaatgagaacataaaattcattatcaAGGTTTGAAAAGTTCTATTATGAACAGCAAGTTTATTAATCActgtaaataaattcttaacacTTTAAAGTAtgcatggaaatttttttttgcattttctccAATACCTACACCAtccatttaatgaaaaaaatattgatttctacGAAGTGCATTTCAAGTAGAAGTTGAATTTACAATAATTCTAATCTTACCACATGGAGAAAGAAATTCTGGTAATATTTATGTACTGTATTGTAATGACAAAAACATGTATTGTAATGACTGGTAAAAAGATCTATAGccaaaccaaattttaaaaacaaaatatactatatttaaaccattcatttggtaacttttatgtttatatagTAACGGtataccggaaattctggtacAATCACATAATACAATCACTCACCTGTACTCTTTTAGTACAATTAATATTGAAGAGagcatatttcaaaatcaaatgagAGTGATTAATTTCATAAGTCATTAATaggaaatcagaaaaaataattcattttgaaaatgagttcattaaaatttcttttataaaatgagttaaaagtGAGAGAAATGTGAGCATAAACTTATATATAAgctcttaaattataaatttaattcaatattatttattttattattatttacttcataatatattattgaatttatttattttattgcttgacatttttaagagcaaaattgatttagacaaaaaaaaaatgtcaatctTTTAGGCGACATTTAAGGCAGCAGCAGAGGCACGAAAGTTTTTTAAGTCACACGAATATCATGGATCTGTTCACCGTTAAGACCATAAACTGGGTATATTACAGTCTTTTCTAGTCATGGTTAAAAAgtgttattctttaaaaactaacaattttattaacaatttaaaactaacaattttattttattaagtgctAAGGTGCTGCTAAgactagtgaaaaaaaaacgattttagagaaaattttcgaaactgagtttattataaatttagaacatAACTTCctaaaattactttacttttgttcGTTGTCTAATAATTGACCAAGTTATAGCAGTGTTTTAGCAAGGTGATAACAGTGGATAAACTAGTgatttttaagtctttaaaagcgtttatctcaaaatcaagtttctttttttattttacaataccATAAACAcgattgaaaatataattttaaaaataacagtttacaatttttcatgagtgtTTGTGAGTATAGCACTCATTTGAATTACAGACTATAAGAAAAGaacagaatttcattttttacgcCTTTTTTTCGCAAAGACACGTGcggaaagttttaaaaatttgcttttttaactacattgagCCCTAACTCAGTAGTGAATGCACTTGTAtttaagataatagttcaaaacatagttgatagcctactaaataaaatcctcaaaggACTTTACTTTGAGCGATACAATTTTTCTACAGTGTTTAGCGTAAGTACAAAAAATTCgtcatttttaccaaaaaatcgtcatttaaagtaataataataataacaatagttttttgttagtttcataagtttttacagaaattaaaacatataaactagttttttttaaatttttgattaatattttttttaaaaaaatggcgaaactAGTCAGATACCTTAATATCAAATACTTTATGCTGagttataaataagaataattcttcaatattaaactttaaaaaaaggtatgaatCTTAATATGTAATCAATACTATTATCATCAGCTGTATATTAACGACCCTCTTGAATTATCTAACATTTCTCAAATACCCGAAATCTCGCTATCGCCCCCCCCCCCTTAAAGTCTTCACCACCCACTGGGGGAAAATAGCACCCACGTTTGGAACCTATGATCTAGATTACAGCGTTATTAGgccttatttaaattaaatcatacgTATAACGTGATGCATAATTACTGTAGTCTACTGTGCGAGTAAAGAACAGTGCtgtaatagttaaatatatagTGTATATGCTACGGTCAACATGAATAGACGGTAACTATTTATACTAACTggtcaatattaatattaaccAAATAAGCCGATTTATGTGAATAATTTAAGcgaatttatcaaattaatcgGTTACTATTGataataaatcaatgaaatttggTCAACGTcattcttttgcttttttagtgaggatatttccgtatcatgATTTCGCACGCCAACAACAATCGTCAAGGCACCAatcggaaaaataaaataaattataaaaaaaaactgtcaatgTTTGCCCGGGGAGCCTACTTGTTATATTCTTCGAGTTGCTCCCCTTtagtcatgttttttttttaattttttcttttttttgaagtttttagcAGGCCGCCGCCTGGATTATcccctttttatttcttatatttcttctctttttatttattccttttttatcaATCACAGAATCATTGTATagggaaaaatatacttgagggtgccccttggcgaaattggcgacttatgtttggcgctattcctgtttgcgcggaacactgtggtaacaggaatggtagccaaaacataatgataaatttaataaaacattggaaaatttcaacaaaacatcggaTAAAGCTTGCAATGAGCCCAatctaagcaaaattaataaacccaataaaaaggattttgaatCTAAGctaaaattaatggagtaggagcaaaaagaaaaggaaaaaaaaaactcacttcttcattaagcttgaatattctcagatttaggtgcacagaaatatctaataacagttagatactgtctaaatttatcatgaatagaatctgtcTACCtccgtcccgcagtggactgatcgttaagacacggttcccagcagatcaccgaagtcaagcatcactggctgcggtcagtgtgcgggtgggtgaccacttggatcagtctgcgcagggaccgagggtgtgcggtattggtcctcgttaaactgtgctaccgtaaagtgctcgacttcgcgcgcaggtcgtcgggctaccgaagcgggggtaccATCACCTCCgcgaggatcaaaattgtgatggcatgtcctcggatcatcctccgggatgtttcccagaccgtcgccaatagcccattgtgcagctctagtgcgacgtaaattaacaacaacaacaagtgTCTACCTCCACCGCcatataaattcgacgaaataggaatcgaaaatggcgtctgtaATACCGGACTAgcggtgacatttttttcttaaatcccttttcatgactgcccacataccttcgatcttataGACCAGATTCAAAAGTAACCTTATCAAccggtatccaacgtagaactaacggacctctgaaattacaaccgttgaacatttaaaaataacactaaaatcTAAACcgatcagaatcacgattggatttcaacatcgcccagctaggtgatcaaccgcgatcacaacttggcgagaatcaaggggcacccacaaatatagtctacccatTGTATATCATTAAGATTGGCTATTCATGTAATCAGGTATTCAACTATAGAATTTAGTTTTATGAGTTGATTAGTTTGTTCGTATATTCATTCATGAGCTAATTCGCTGAttctgtcaaaaaatacaaaatacttactgacctcaaataaaactcagaggacttcgaatcaaataattaaaactctaCTATTGCGTTTAATACAAGGTCCGGCTATTAATTTCCAGGACTGACGTAACTGTAGGAGAACGAAAAGCCGGAAGATGGCGCTAATGATTGCATATTGAAGAGTGCTTTCTTGCGCATGTGCAGTGCAATCGGCACCATACTGAAGTAAGTGGTTCTCGTAGAAAGGCGCATTAAAACGTAGCTCTTAAATTCCTGTTGTCGAAGTGAAAATGGAGCaagaataaacattaaatgttgCTTCAAATTGGGCAAGACAGCTGCGGAAACCtacaaattgttaaaacaaGTTTACGGCGAGGAAGCATTATGTCGCTCAAGAActtttgaatggtttaaaagCTTTCGGGACTGCGCGAAAGCGTGGAAGATGATCCACACACAGGTTGGCCGCAGTCGTTACGCACGCCCGAAGCAATTGAAAAAGTTCGCTTCCACACATTGCGCTGCCTGTGAGGCTATTCTTAACCCAGCATGGTGTCGTTAAGATGCAGCATCCACCATACTCTCCAGACCTAGCACCCGCAGACTGTTTCCTAAGCTGAAAAATTCGCTGAAGGGGACAAGATTTCAAGATGTCGAAGCCATCAAGAAGACTGTAACGTCACTATTAAAGAGCATTCCGAAAGAGGACTTTAAAACTTCTTTCCGAAATTTGTACAGCCGAGCACAGACGTGCATTACGGCTGATGGGGATTACttcgaataatattaaatggctatgcgtttaattttattttcttctgagtTATTCTATGAGTCCTGGAAATTAATAGCCGGACCTTGtataaaaggaagatttattaactaaacattaaaattacagcatcgcagttctaaaacaaaaacaaatctctactcaaaaactatttacattttaaaccaTCACCATGGCAACCACAAAAACTCTTCTCGTTGCCATCTTCAAACTGATatgtaataagtaaattatttaacaaaaaatacgatgCGTATGAGCACATAATATTTCACATCCTCCCACCTAAGTTAACAACATTAACAAAGTTAACTTACATAGCTTAACGATATCTTATGTTAAAATGACACTTTGCaagagtttgaaataaaatttaaagttctaaTTCACTACGCAGttcttataaatatagtttGTGAAGCCTTTTTAACAGCTTGTCCACTCCCTGTAAAATAAACGGCACAGGTAAAAATGCATATCCAGCCCTTTGAATTGTCTTTCAAAATCATAGGTTAAAGCCCAGCAAAGTCCACACCCGTTACAGGGAAAACAGTATCTTGAACTCTCTCACCTGGTGGAGATGCATTTGATGGATCTTCAGATTTGGCAGAAAAACGTTTGCAGACTACACAAGATCTCGATACAGCTTTTACAGTTCTTCTACCACACAGCAGCCAAAATCTTTCTCTAAGAGAATTTAATGTGCAGGAAACACCAGCATGCCCCCTTTTTCTATGTTCAGACAGTACTATAGGGTGCTCTCCAGGTAAAACAGCAGGTGTTCTAAACTCTTCAAAATCATCTCTCTTATATACAGTTGTTCTTAATCTATAGATTCCTTTCTTATCAATAATTATATCTAGAGTTTTAAGGCTTTTATCTGAAACTCTTGTAAATGACTCCTGTTGTATCAAGTATACAGTGGTTTTCTCAGCTTCCTCTAATTCATTTACAGAAAGATCtccttttcttctttcttcatttttgcaattaaaacgGAATCTCGTCACCCACGCCATAGTATGTACAATTTTTCGATTATCAGAAATATTAGAGCTCAAAAGTTTAGTcacttcaaaatttatcattgaGGTTGTGACACCTTTTCTTTTCTCCCAGTTTACTTCCTCCTCATTAACGACATATTTAGACGAAGTCCACAATTCTTGAGGTAAATATATGGAACACTTCTTGGATCCACTTAGTCCAAAATACCttggaatattaattttctcaatgtGCAGTACACCTtcaatccattttaaaaattctcttctGATGTTTTCATCAACATCATCATCCCAATTCAGTTTCAACTTCCAAATGCTCTGAAGAAGCAATTTTGGGATCATCGTTACAAGACAGATCATACCCAAGGGGTCAAAAAGTCTATGTACAGCTGACAGGATGGTTCTCTTCGTTACTTTCTCAATGTTAAGCTCTTTAATGCAACCTGTACTCACTGGAAGAGTATCATATTTCTTATCCCAGCTCATACCAAGAACATTTGAAGATGGCTGTGAATTTTCCTCGGTTAAGTCGGTGTACTCCCACCCTCTAAGATCGAATTTTCTACTTGCCATTATTTCAGTAGCAACTCTTTGAAACATATTCAATTCTTCTATGTCCTTGACACTCGTGACGCAATTGTctacataaaaacttttcattagtttttgtacaacatattcAGGATAAGTAGCTTTTTGTTCccttatttctttcaaaacattcatCAGAAGGTATTTGATAGTTGAGGACAACAGAAATGGCCTACATATGACTCCAAATACTATCCTTCAATGCCTG from Parasteatoda tepidariorum isolate YZ-2023 chromosome 2, CAS_Ptep_4.0, whole genome shotgun sequence includes:
- the LOC139425088 gene encoding uncharacterized protein, which gives rise to MNVLKEIREQKATYPEYVVQKLMKSFYVDNCVTSVKDIEELNMFQRVATEIMASRKFDLRGWEYTDLTEENSQPSSNVLGMSWDKKYDTLPVSTGCIKELNIEKVTKRTILSAVHRLFDPLGMICLVTMIPKLLLQSIWKLKLNWDDDVDENIRREFLKWIEGVLHIEKINIPRYFGLSGSKKCSIYLPQELWTSSKYVVNEEEVNWEKRKGVTTSMINFEVTKLLSSNISDNRKIVHTMAWVTRFRFNCKNEERRKGDLSVNELEEAEKTTVYLIQQESFTRVSDKSLKTLDIIIDKKGIYRLRTTVYKRDDFEEFRTPAVLPGEHPIVLSEHRKRGHAGVSCTLNSLRERFWLLCGRRTVKAVSRSCVVCKRFSAKSEDPSNASPPGERVQDTVFPVTGVDFAGL